One region of Azoarcus sp. CIB genomic DNA includes:
- the gdhA gene encoding NADP-specific glutamate dehydrogenase, with product MKYQSLENFLEHVAARNPGQPEFLQAVTEVIESLWPFISSHPKYAEQGLLDRLVEPERVIMFRVSWVDDHGDVQVNRGYRIQHSSAIGPYKGGIRFHPSVNLSILKFLGFEQTFKNALTTLPMGGGKGGSDFDPKGKSPAEVMRFCQAFVSELFRHVGSDTDVPAGDIGVGGREVGFMAGMMKKLSNRADCVFTGKGLAFGGSLIRPEATGYGTVYFAEQMLKRKDMSFDGLRVSVSGSGNVAQYAVEKAMALGAKVVTVSDSSGTVIDEDGFTTEKLAELMEVKNHLYGRVSDYAQRVKANFLPEASPWHVPVDVALPCATQNELDGEDARKLVKNGVKCVAEGANMPSTAEAVRVFEDAGVLYAPGKASNAGGVATSGLEMSQNAMRLSWPREEVDARLLGIMHSIHDACVQHGRRADGSVSYVDGANVAGFVKVADAMLAQGVI from the coding sequence ATGAAATACCAGTCGCTCGAGAATTTTCTGGAACACGTCGCCGCGCGCAACCCGGGACAGCCGGAATTCCTGCAGGCCGTCACCGAAGTGATCGAAAGCCTGTGGCCCTTCATCTCCAGTCATCCGAAGTATGCGGAGCAGGGGCTCCTCGATCGCTTGGTCGAGCCCGAGCGCGTGATCATGTTCCGCGTCTCCTGGGTCGATGACCACGGCGACGTGCAGGTCAATCGCGGCTACCGCATCCAGCACAGCTCGGCGATCGGCCCCTACAAGGGCGGCATCCGCTTCCACCCTTCGGTGAACCTCTCCATCCTCAAGTTCCTCGGCTTCGAGCAGACCTTCAAGAACGCGCTCACGACACTGCCGATGGGCGGGGGCAAGGGCGGCTCGGACTTCGACCCGAAGGGCAAGAGCCCCGCCGAAGTGATGCGCTTCTGCCAGGCCTTCGTCAGCGAGCTGTTCCGCCACGTAGGCTCCGACACCGACGTGCCGGCGGGCGATATCGGCGTGGGCGGCCGTGAGGTGGGCTTCATGGCGGGCATGATGAAGAAGCTGTCGAATCGTGCGGACTGCGTGTTCACGGGCAAGGGCCTGGCTTTCGGCGGCTCGCTGATCCGCCCCGAGGCGACCGGTTACGGCACCGTGTATTTCGCCGAGCAGATGCTCAAGCGCAAGGACATGTCCTTCGACGGCCTGCGCGTGAGCGTGTCCGGTTCGGGCAACGTCGCGCAGTACGCGGTCGAGAAGGCGATGGCGCTCGGCGCGAAGGTCGTCACGGTGTCCGATTCGAGCGGCACGGTGATCGACGAAGACGGCTTCACGACCGAGAAGCTCGCCGAGCTGATGGAAGTGAAGAACCACCTCTACGGCCGCGTCAGCGACTACGCGCAGCGCGTGAAGGCGAATTTCCTGCCTGAAGCATCGCCGTGGCACGTGCCGGTGGACGTCGCGCTGCCGTGCGCGACGCAGAACGAGCTCGACGGCGAGGATGCGCGCAAGTTGGTGAAGAACGGCGTCAAGTGCGTCGCCGAAGGCGCCAACATGCCGTCGACGGCGGAGGCGGTGCGCGTGTTCGAGGACGCCGGCGTGCTGTACGCGCCCGGCAAGGCCAGCAACGCCGGCGGTGTGGCGACTTCGGGTCTGGAGATGAGCCAGAACGCGATGCGCCTGTCGTGGCCGCGCGAGGAGGTCGACGCGCGCCTGCTCGGCATCATGCACAGCATCCACGATGCCTGCGTGCAACACGGCCGCCGTGCGGATGGCTCGGTCAGCTATGTGGATGGGGCGAACGTGGCCGGCTTCGTGAAGGTGGCCGACGCAATGCTCGCGCAGGGCGTCATCTGA
- the icmF gene encoding fused isobutyryl-CoA mutase/GTPase IcmF gives MTNLSEAKKLVTYKPQHKVRFVTAAALFDGHDASINIMRRILQSTGSEVIHLGHNRSVGEIVNAALQEDVQGIAITSYQGGHVEFFKYMIDLLKANGGENIKVFGGGGGVIVPSEIKELHEYGVTRIYSPEDGALMGLQGMINDLVANSDFDLTGAAPGSADAVIKALTTGERKTQLRSLSRIITALENGAYGDDVKKALIEAAAKVKTPTLGITGTGGAGKSSLTDELVRRFRLDQNDKLRVGIVSIDPSRKRTGGALLGDRIRMNAIEHENIFMRSLATRDTGSEISAALPEVIAAAKLAGFDLVIVETSGIGQGNAAIVPYVDLSLYVMTPEFGAASQLEKIDMLDFADFVAINKFDRKGAEDALRDVRKQYQRNRELFSTPTDEMPVFGTMAARFNDDGITALYQAIFPRLVEKGLKAKPGSLPKVTIKASSRGRAIVPAERVRYLAEIADSVRDYHKHVQQQARVARERQSLKIAKGLFEQCGKEAGSFAEMIDWKDGELTPAAKKLLDMWPRTKELYAADEYVVKIRDKEIRTKLTSDSLSGTKIRKVSLPSFDDDGESLKFLMKENVPGSFPYTAGVFAFKREGEDPTRMFAGEGDAFRTNRRFKRVSEGMPAHRLSTAFDSVTLYGCDPDPRPDIYGKIGNSGVSIATLDDMKVLYDGFDLCAPTTSVSMTINGPAPIILACFFNTAMDQQVAKFRADNGREPTETEFQKIKEWTLSSVRGTVQADILKEDQGQNTCIFSTEFALKMMGDIQEFFVHHKVQNFYSVSISGYHIAEAGANPISQLAFTLSNGFTYVESYLARGMHIDDFAPNLSFFFSNGMDPEYSVIGRVARRIWAVAMKNKYGANERSQKLKYHVQTSGRSLHAQEMDFNDIRTTLQALIAIYDNCNSLHTNAYDEAITTPTEESVRRAMAIQLIINREWGLAKNENPNQGAFIIDELTDLVEEAVLKEFEAIASRGGVLGAMETGYQRGKIQEESLYYEHKKHDGSYPIIGVNTFLNPKGQAQQEIELARSTEEEKQGQLTRLADFHARNKAEAPKWQAKLRQTVIENGNVFEVLVDAVRYCSLGQITSALYEVGGQYRRSM, from the coding sequence ATGACCAATCTCAGCGAAGCCAAGAAGCTCGTCACCTACAAGCCGCAGCACAAGGTCCGCTTCGTCACCGCGGCCGCACTGTTCGACGGCCACGACGCGTCGATCAACATCATGCGGCGGATTCTGCAATCGACCGGCTCCGAGGTCATCCACCTGGGCCACAACCGCTCGGTTGGCGAGATCGTGAACGCAGCGCTGCAGGAAGACGTGCAAGGCATCGCGATTACCAGCTACCAGGGTGGTCATGTCGAATTCTTCAAATACATGATCGACCTGCTGAAGGCCAATGGCGGCGAGAACATCAAGGTGTTCGGCGGTGGCGGCGGCGTGATCGTCCCGTCCGAGATCAAGGAACTGCACGAGTACGGCGTCACCCGCATCTACTCGCCGGAAGACGGTGCGCTGATGGGCCTGCAGGGCATGATCAACGACCTGGTCGCGAACTCCGATTTCGACCTGACCGGCGCCGCGCCGGGTTCGGCCGACGCCGTCATCAAGGCGCTCACCACCGGTGAACGCAAGACGCAACTGCGCAGCCTGTCGCGCATCATCACGGCGCTGGAAAACGGCGCCTATGGCGACGACGTCAAGAAGGCGCTGATCGAAGCCGCCGCCAAGGTCAAGACTCCGACGCTGGGCATCACCGGCACCGGCGGCGCGGGCAAGAGCTCGCTCACCGACGAACTCGTGCGCCGCTTCCGCCTCGACCAGAACGACAAGCTGCGCGTCGGCATCGTCTCGATCGACCCCTCGCGCAAGCGCACCGGCGGCGCGCTGCTGGGCGACCGCATTCGCATGAACGCGATCGAGCACGAGAACATATTCATGCGCTCGCTGGCGACGCGCGACACCGGTTCGGAGATCTCGGCTGCGCTGCCCGAAGTCATCGCCGCCGCCAAGCTCGCCGGCTTCGACCTCGTCATCGTCGAGACCTCCGGCATCGGCCAGGGTAACGCTGCGATCGTCCCCTACGTCGACCTGTCGCTGTACGTGATGACCCCCGAGTTCGGCGCCGCGAGCCAGCTCGAGAAGATCGACATGCTCGACTTCGCCGACTTCGTCGCGATCAACAAGTTCGACCGCAAGGGCGCCGAGGACGCGCTGCGCGACGTGCGCAAGCAGTACCAGCGCAACCGCGAACTCTTCAGCACGCCGACCGACGAAATGCCGGTGTTCGGCACGATGGCGGCGCGTTTCAACGACGACGGCATCACCGCGCTGTATCAGGCGATCTTCCCCCGTCTGGTCGAAAAAGGCCTGAAGGCCAAGCCGGGTTCGCTACCGAAAGTCACGATCAAGGCCTCGAGCCGCGGTCGCGCGATCGTCCCGGCCGAGCGTGTGCGCTACCTCGCCGAGATCGCGGACAGCGTGCGCGACTACCACAAGCACGTGCAGCAACAGGCCCGCGTCGCCCGTGAGCGCCAGTCGCTGAAGATCGCGAAGGGCCTGTTCGAGCAGTGCGGCAAGGAAGCGGGCTCGTTCGCCGAAATGATCGATTGGAAGGACGGTGAGCTGACGCCGGCGGCGAAGAAGCTGCTGGACATGTGGCCGCGCACCAAGGAGCTGTACGCCGCCGACGAATACGTCGTGAAGATCCGCGACAAGGAGATCCGCACCAAGCTGACCTCCGATTCGCTGTCCGGCACCAAGATCCGCAAGGTCTCGCTGCCGAGCTTCGACGACGATGGTGAATCGCTGAAATTCCTGATGAAGGAAAACGTCCCCGGCTCCTTCCCCTACACCGCGGGCGTGTTCGCGTTCAAGCGCGAGGGCGAGGATCCGACCCGCATGTTCGCCGGCGAAGGCGACGCCTTCCGCACCAACCGCCGCTTCAAGCGCGTGTCCGAAGGCATGCCCGCCCACCGCCTGTCGACCGCGTTCGACTCGGTGACGCTGTATGGCTGCGACCCCGACCCGCGTCCCGATATCTACGGCAAGATCGGCAACTCGGGCGTGTCGATCGCGACGCTCGACGACATGAAGGTGCTGTACGACGGCTTCGACCTGTGCGCGCCGACGACCTCGGTGTCGATGACGATCAACGGCCCGGCGCCGATCATCCTCGCGTGCTTCTTCAACACCGCGATGGACCAGCAGGTCGCGAAGTTCCGCGCTGACAACGGCCGCGAGCCGACCGAGACCGAATTCCAGAAGATCAAAGAATGGACGCTGTCCTCGGTGCGTGGCACCGTGCAGGCCGACATCCTCAAGGAAGACCAGGGCCAGAACACCTGCATCTTCTCGACGGAATTCGCGCTGAAGATGATGGGCGACATCCAGGAGTTCTTCGTCCATCACAAGGTGCAGAATTTCTACTCGGTGTCGATCTCCGGTTACCACATCGCCGAGGCCGGCGCGAACCCGATCTCGCAGCTCGCCTTCACGCTGTCGAACGGCTTCACCTACGTCGAGTCGTACCTCGCGCGCGGCATGCACATCGACGACTTCGCCCCGAACCTGTCCTTCTTCTTCTCCAACGGCATGGACCCGGAATACTCCGTGATCGGCCGCGTCGCGCGCCGCATCTGGGCCGTTGCGATGAAGAACAAGTACGGCGCGAACGAGCGCAGCCAGAAGCTGAAGTACCACGTGCAGACCTCAGGCCGCTCGCTCCACGCGCAAGAGATGGACTTCAACGACATCCGCACGACGCTGCAGGCGCTGATCGCGATCTACGACAACTGCAACTCGCTGCACACCAACGCCTACGATGAGGCGATCACCACGCCGACCGAGGAATCGGTGCGCCGCGCGATGGCGATCCAGCTGATCATCAACCGCGAATGGGGCCTGGCGAAGAACGAGAACCCGAACCAGGGCGCCTTCATCATCGACGAGCTCACGGATCTGGTCGAGGAAGCGGTGCTCAAGGAGTTCGAAGCCATCGCCTCGCGCGGCGGCGTGCTCGGCGCGATGGAGACCGGCTACCAGCGCGGCAAGATCCAGGAGGAGTCGCTCTACTACGAGCACAAGAAGCACGACGGCTCCTACCCGATCATCGGCGTGAATACCTTCCTCAACCCGAAGGGCCAGGCGCAGCAGGAGATCGAGCTTGCCCGTTCGACCGAGGAAGAGAAGCAGGGCCAGCTCACGCGCCTCGCGGACTTCCACGCCCGCAACAAGGCCGAGGCGCCGAAGTGGCAGGCCAAGCTGCGCCAGACGGTGATCGAGAACGGCAACGTGTTCGAAGTGCTGGTCGATGCGGTGCGTTACTGCTCGCTGGGTCAGATCACCAGTGCGCTGTACGAGGTGGGCGGGCAGTATCGCCGCAGCATGTAA
- a CDS encoding AraC family transcriptional regulator — protein sequence MPTPPQPPATDAAPLRPKRATVAMGFVTGMLSGLPRRGRDAVPFLAAAGIDLADPATRVPIDRYAKLYNDITRALDDEGFALFAQPMRTGSFEFLCRGMLGAGTLGEALDRAARFLRIVLPDLAVSVRRAEDPDDERAELRISETRRLTDYRGDPARVFAFEWLLRLIHAVSCWLVGRGLALDSVHFPYPRPAHADDYALVYTEHSFFDAGTLVARLRDNLLDLPVRRDEAALNAFLDGAPGKITMLYRRDRDMVLRVRDLLRDALPASLALEDIAARLHLSPRTLHRRLEDEGATFRSIKDALRRDIALSRLTKTPLPVATIAAELGYADTSAFYRACVAWTGVSPERFRRQLHHQAGGRPA from the coding sequence ATGCCCACTCCCCCGCAGCCTCCCGCCACCGACGCGGCGCCGCTTCGCCCGAAGCGGGCCACGGTGGCGATGGGGTTCGTCACCGGCATGCTGTCTGGCCTGCCGCGGCGCGGGCGCGACGCGGTGCCCTTCCTCGCCGCCGCCGGCATCGACCTTGCAGACCCCGCCACCCGCGTGCCGATCGACCGCTACGCAAAGCTGTATAACGACATCACGCGCGCACTCGACGACGAGGGCTTCGCGCTGTTCGCGCAACCCATGCGAACGGGCAGCTTCGAATTCCTGTGCCGCGGGATGCTCGGCGCGGGGACACTGGGCGAAGCGCTCGACCGCGCGGCGCGCTTCCTGCGCATCGTGCTGCCCGACCTTGCCGTGAGCGTACGCCGCGCCGAGGACCCCGATGACGAGCGCGCCGAACTGCGCATCTCGGAGACGCGCCGCCTCACCGACTACCGCGGCGACCCTGCGCGCGTGTTCGCCTTCGAATGGTTGCTGCGCCTCATCCACGCGGTGTCGTGCTGGCTCGTCGGCCGCGGCCTGGCGCTCGACTCGGTGCATTTCCCCTACCCGCGCCCGGCGCACGCCGACGACTACGCGCTGGTCTATACGGAACATTCCTTCTTCGACGCCGGCACGCTGGTCGCACGCCTGCGCGACAACCTGCTCGACCTGCCGGTGCGCCGCGACGAAGCGGCGCTGAATGCCTTCCTCGACGGCGCGCCGGGCAAGATCACGATGCTGTACCGGCGCGACCGCGACATGGTGCTGCGTGTGCGCGACCTGCTGCGCGACGCGCTGCCGGCGAGCCTCGCGCTGGAAGACATCGCCGCTCGCCTGCATCTTTCGCCGCGCACGCTGCACCGCCGCCTCGAGGACGAGGGCGCGACCTTCCGCTCGATCAAGGACGCGCTGCGCCGCGACATCGCCTTGTCGCGGCTCACGAAGACGCCACTGCCGGTCGCGACGATCGCCGCGGAGCTCGGCTACGCCGACACCTCGGCCTTCTACCGCGCCTGCGTCGCCTGGACCGGGGTGTCGCCCGAACGCTTCCGCCGGCAGCTTCATCATCAGGCGGGCGGCCGTCCGGCGTAG